In Fusarium oxysporum Fo47 chromosome IX, complete sequence, the following proteins share a genomic window:
- a CDS encoding enolase C-terminal domain-like protein yields MAKIASVKYYRVKPRWLMVKVVDENGQHGWGEATLEGHDLAVEGCLDEMIPRIIGQEANDIENIWQTFWRHGFYRGGPVFMSAISGIDIALWDLKGRNLKVPIYELLGGKVRNKVQVYCWIGGDRPSDIETAAKKRLEQGLTCVKMNATEDLGWIDSPSALDSTVERLKQVKALGLDAGLDFHGRCHKAMAKQLARALEPHRPLFIEEPILVEHPEAIKKLSDQTVIPIAFGERLYTRWDIKRFLEDSSVDILQPDIAHAGGISETKRIATMAEAYDVAIAPHCPLGPVAFAASVQVALSSPNFAILEMSLGMHYNTEAGDIDLLTYLKDPSVFDLEGGHVKAPTGYGLGIEIDEEMVARIAKETAPWQCKTFHGPDGKSIVKMSDKSLEVLVYGLGAIGSFYAFILSRSEHVHLTVVARSNFEAVSANGISIDSQNHGNHHVKPHKVFRTVAEAGQKFDFIICTNKAVDQLSTAADIAPGVGDNTSIVIIQNGVGNEDAFRERFPSATIISCVTWVGARQPEPGFIAHTTSEDMQVGLYPNEAGDESCDKKHLAQFESLLSIGKTIFQIVPNIQVQRWEKVVWNAAWNSLTALTLMDTHAWLSSSDLSTPMTRKLMKEVIDVANALGVPLGYELIDRLLEKILAMPPIGSSMRTDYENGKPMEVEVILGYPVRKGKELGIDVATIETLYTILLAINKRLISAQNK; encoded by the exons ATGGCAAAGATCGCTTCTGTTAAGTATTACCGCGTCAAGCCGCGGTGGCTGATGGTTAAGgtcgttgatgagaatggaCAGCATGGATGGGGTGAGGCTACATTGGAGGGGCATGACCTTGCTGTTGAAGGATGCTTGGATGAGATGATCCCACGAATCATCGGACAAGAGGCAAA CGATATCGAAAACATCTGGCAAACCTTCTGGCGTCATGGATTCTACCGTGGCGGACCAGTCTTCATGTCTGCCATCTCAGGCATCGACATCGCGTTATGGGATTTGAAAG GCCGCAATCTCAAAGTACCTATTTATGAGCTCCTAGGCGGCAAAGTGCGCAACAAGGTTCAGGTCTACTGCTGGATCGGCGGTGATCGCCCGTCAGATATCGAAACAGCCGC AAAGAAGCGCCTTGAGCAAGGTCTCACATGCGTCAAGATGAACGCTACCGAAGATCTAGGCTGGATCGACTCCCCATCCGCCCTCGATAGCACTGTCGAGCGACTCAAACAGGTGAAGGCATTAGGCCTCGACGCAGGTCTTGACTTCCACGGAAGGTGTCATAAAGCAATGGCGAAGCAACTCGCACGAGCTCTTGAACCTCACAGGCCTTTGTTCATTGAGGAGCCCATTCTGGTTGAACATCCtgaagctatcaagaagTTATCTGACCAGACTGTCATTCCTATTGCCTTCGGTGAGCGTTTGTATACACGCTGGGATATCAAGCGATTTTTAGAAGATTCGAGCGTGGATATTTTGCAGCCTGATATCGCTCACGCGGGCGGTATTTCAGAGACAAAGCGCATAGCTACGATGGCGGAAGCTTACGACGTGGCGATTGCGCCTCACTGTCCGCTTGGGCCTGTTGCATTCGCTGCATCTGTTCAAGTAGCGCTGTCATCACCTAACTTTGCCATTTTGGAGATGAGCTTGGGGATGCACTATAATACCGAGGCTGGAGACATTGATCTCTTGACGTATCTCAAGGATCCAAGTGTTTTTGATCTAGAAGGTGGTCATGTTAAAGCCCCGACGGGGTATGGGTTGGGaattgagattgatgaggagatggtgGCTAGGATTGCGAAAGAGACCGCTCCGTGGCAGTGCAAGACATTTCATGGTCCGGATGGCA AAAGTATTGTCAAGATGAGTGACAAGTCATTGGAAGTACTGGTCTATGGGCTTGGAGC GATCGGGTCATTCTATGCCTTCATTTTAAGCCGCAGTGAACATGTTCACCTGACCGTCGTCGCCCGATCGAATTTTGAAGCCGTCTCTGCCAATGGTATCTCAATTGACAGCCAGAACCATGGGAATCACCACGTGAAACCTCACAAAG TCTTTCGAACTGTCGCCGAAGCTGGCCAAAAGTTTGACTTCATCATATGCACGAACAAAGCAGTCGACCAGCTCAGTACTGCTGCCGACATTGCGCCCGGCGTTGGAGATAACACCTCGATTGTCATCATCCAGAACGGTGTCGGGAACGAGGATGCTTTCCGTGAAAGGTTCCCGAGCGCAACCATCATCTCATGCGTG ACATGGGTTGGCGCAAGGCAACCAGAGCCTGGCTTCATAGCTCATACGACGTCCGAAGATATGCAAGTGGGACTGTACCCGAACGAAGCCGGAGATGAATCATGCGACAAGAAACATCTCGCTCAATTTGAGTCGCTCTTATCAATCGGAAAGACTATCTTCCAAATCGTCCCGAACATTCAGGTTCAAAGATGGGAGAAGGTAGTTTGGAACGCAGCGTGGAACTCTCTCACTGCTCTTACACTCATGGACACACACGCATGGCTCAGCTCATCAGACCTGTCGACTCCCATGACGAGAAAGCTTATGAAGGAAGTCATTGATGTTGCCAATGCTCTTGGTGTTCCTTTGGGGTATGAACTGATTGACAGGCTTCtggagaagatcttggcgaTGCCGCCTATTGGAAGCAGTATGAGGACGGATTATGAGAATGGCAAGCCGATGGAGGTTGAGGTCATTTTGGGGTATCCTGTTAGGAAGGGTAAGGAGCTTGGTATTGATGTTGCGACGATTGAGACTCTATATACGATCTTGTTGGCTATTAACAAGCGGCTCATAAGTGCCCAGAACAAATGA
- a CDS encoding major facilitator superfamily domain-containing protein, whose amino-acid sequence MSTFKGDDAPSQQHAEDVESQIAKPDLHPQNGDAVAQMIGAQHIEVTEEDNKRLRRKTDKHVLSILVWVYFLQILDKSVLGYGAVWGMREDTNLSGNEYSMVSSMAPIAQLVWLPFSSWLMVKIPHRIFMASLVFGWGAAQTCMAACTTYQGLLATRFLLGLFEAACLPLFSVITSQWYRRAEQPMRVACWYGTNGLANMFAAALSFGLGQINGSLASWRILFLFAGLITVITSPVVYWALDNDIPSARFLTEHEKLQTIERLRANQTGTGSRNFIWKQAFEALIEPKTWLFISMALCLNVTAAVTNTFGPIIVGGFGFDKGVTSLLNIPFGAVQLLVIFPASYLAHRYRVKSAFLIAVMLPVLAGAVMLHQLNRDHVAPLLAAYYMLAFLFGGNPLIVSWMISNIAGTTKKSVIMSLYNIGVSAGNIIGPLLFSSKDAPYYKPGLTKTMGITGALIGVILLQLANLMFLNKMQERKRVKNGKPAKIRDLSMEHHYVANAQDNDEDGLGQNAFMDLTDSKNDEFVYVY is encoded by the exons ATGTCTACTTTCAAGGGTGACGATGCTCCCTCTCAACAACACGCCGAAGACGTTGAGTCTCAGATCGCCAAACCggatcttcatcctcaaaaTGGTGATGCTGTCGCCCAGATGATCGGTGCTCAACACATTGAAGTCACAGAAGAAGAC AACAAACGCCTTCGTCGAAAGACCGACAAACACGTCCTCTCCATCCTCGTCTGGGTCTACTTCCTTCAAATCCTCGATAAATCCGTCCTCGGCTATGGCGCAGTATGGGGCATGCGCGAAGACACAAACCTCAGCGGGAACGAATACTCCATGGTCTCCTCCATGGCGCCCATCGCACAACTCGTCTGGCTCCCTTTCTCTTCATGGCTGATGGTCAAGATTCCTCATCGAATTTTTATGGCTAGTCTTGTGTTTGGTTGGGGTGCTGCGCAGACGTGCATGGCGGCTTGTACTACCTACCAGGGCCTTCTTGCGACGCGTTTCTTGCTGGGCTTGTTTGAGGCTGCGTGCTTGCCGCTGTTTTCGGTCATTACGTCGCAGTGGTATAGACGTGCTGAGCAGCCGATGCGGGTTGCTTGTTGGTATGGAACTAATGGTCTTGCGAATATGTTTGCTGCTGCGCTATCCTTTGGCTTGGGCCAGATTAACGGCTCACTTGCATCGTGGcgcatcctcttcctctttgcGGGTCTCATCACCGTTATCACATCACCAGTTGTTTACTGGGCTCTTGACAACGACATTCCGTCTGCGCGCTTCTTAACCGAGCACGAGAAGCTTCAGACTATCGAACGACTTCGAGCCAATCAGACTGGTACTGGAAGTCGCAACTTCATCTGGAAGCAAGCTTTCGAGGCCCTCATTGAACCCAAGACATGGCTCTTCATCAGCATGGCTTTGTGTCTCAATGTCACTGCCGCTGTCACCAACACTTTTGGTCCTATCATCGTTGGCGGTTTCGGCTTCGATAAGGGCGTTACATCGCTTCTAAACATTCCCTTCGGCGCTGTACAactcctcgtcatcttccccGCTTCATACCTCGCACATCGATACCGCGTCAAGTCCGCCTTCCTCATCGCCGTCATGCTTCCCGTCCTCGCAGGAGCAGTCATGCTTCACCAACTCAACCGCGATCACGTCGCTCCTCTCCTAGCAGCATACTACATGCTCGCCTTCCTCTTCGGCGGCAATCCCCTCATCGTATCGTGGATGATCTCCAACATTGCTGGTACGACCAAGAAGTCGGTCATCATGTCGCTGTACAACATTGGTGTTTCAGCAGGTAACATCATCGGACctttgctcttcagctccaAGGATGCGCCGTACTACAAGCCTGGCCTTACGAAGACCATGGGTATTACTGGTGCTTTGATTGGTGTTATTCTTTTGCAGTTGGCCAATCTCATGTTCTTGAATAAGATgcaggagaggaagagagtcAAGAATGGTAAGCCTGCTAAGATTAGGGATTTAAGTATGGAGCATCACTATGTGGCGAATGCTCAGGATAACGATGAGGATGGTTTGGGACAGAATGCCTTCATGGATCTCACTGATTCCAAGAACGACGAGTTTGTCTATGTCTACTGA